The Epinephelus lanceolatus isolate andai-2023 chromosome 16, ASM4190304v1, whole genome shotgun sequence nucleotide sequence atgAGTATATCTTTTTGCCCTTATCGTcgtcattcttttatttatatttattcatttttctacattttttatCCTTTTGGTCTTACTCTCATTTGCCTTTACCGTgacatttgtgtgtttaattGTCATGGCTTCGCCCtctatttttctcattttatctAATTTGATCTCGCCTCTGTTCTGCctgactttttgttgttatttgctCCTGATTATTCCgctttttgctttgtttgtcaaagcactttgtaaactctgtttttaaaggtgctatataaataacgttgttattattattattattatcattataactAACTGATTCACAAATGGTCTTTTGtgggttaagtattcctttaagtaagacttttatttttaataggtGCTGTGAATATCTCCTTTACCACTTACACTTTGTCACAGTGTTTGGTCAGTGAGAAAGGAAAATGAAACTCACCATGTCATCCAGCATTTTATTCTGGTATTTCACTTCCGTTCCGATGTCGATAGACAGCTGTAAATATGAAGTATCAAAATGTAAATATCAAGACAACAAGGCCATTAGTTAACATTATTTTAGACCTAACAGTCCATATGGGACAAACGTTTAAGATCTTCAATGAGATATGTGTGTCATATTACATGTGACACCACAGACGTCCACCACACAACTCTGATGTGCAGCTTTTTCTGTAGCATTCACCAATATTATAACActtaataaacacatttaatcaaCAGTAACTTACACTCTTCAAAGCGTTGACTTTAGCTCTCAGTCCCTCCTGTAGGTGTTCATTTTCCTCTTCATACACACTGTATCCACTTGCTACATAATTCCCAGCACCTCCTTCACCTAAATAAAGCGACAATGATGATTAAAACACAGTTTTAGCTATTTGTTAGTATGTTAGCCTGTCACAGACTGTGGAGTTATGTAAACGTAGGCCTGGAGTACACATCATTCATTCACATTTGGCAacaacattagctaacgttagctcgctGTTAGCTAACTAGCAAGCAGGCTAACTATGAgtttaaaatcaaaatgtccGCTTGTCTCTTACCCAAACCGGCGCGTCTCATCTTGAACCGCTTAAGGTAACACTGTCCGGTGGTTTATGTAACGTGTAAGGAAATAAATTCAGACTAAATAAGCCAGAAATCACAGCTAATGATGAGCGGGTAAGAGGGGAAACTCCGTGTACATCAGCAAACGCCACGACATCATACGGTGGCCGGCGAGGACAATTTTTGCCTGACCAGTCCGCGTCACAAGAAAAATGATGCAAGATGAGTTTGACTGTTTGACCCACATACAAAACAAGTGTGGAGTTAACTATAACGACCTTCTGTAATCCTTCACTGTATATTAAttattgttatatatatattattatattatttttactgacttttattttcatgaatCCAAATTCTTAAAGAAAACATcttcaaaaaatgttaaaatatagcCTAAAATCACTGTACCAATATAACTTTTAAGTATTAATTTTTCTTTATCCTTCTTACCACAACCTTAAGATCTCCAAGGCATGTCTGGAACTGTGAACTCATGTTTTGTACACAATGTGTTACAATCTTTCTGCATAACAATTTCAAgaaagtttatttaaaaaacactttaattattttaagacaaatctGATTagaagtttttgtttgtttcatgcatgtgtgtctctgtgcagtTTGTGTATGCCTGTAGGGAATACAAGGAAACCTGTTTTAAACTCATCTTGACAGAAATTAGCATGTAAAGAAATAAAGGCACCAACAAAGGCAAACTATCAGCAAACCCATTCTGTTTAATGATAAAGGTTCAGTATCATGGTGAGCTATTACAGATTTTGAGTTACAGGAGCTGTTTCACTTCATTCACTCCTTTTCGAATGTGTAAATCAAAGTAACTATACATTGACAGTCGATTTTCATGATgcttttcattatttgttttctttctgtttgtctgcttgtttgtatgttcgtgtctttttttttttactcaaaataaatatcaaatatcatACAAGAGCAATATCACAACTTGTCACAAGAATACAAATACAATTCTTAATTTGCTGTTGAACTAATGATGCAACTTTAGGCAAAGTCAAAACTTGcacacaatgtttgttttctttttcctttggacttttttatttttgacaaaactTGCAGGTACACATTAACAAATAACTGCTGCCATTGTCACAGCATATATAGATAACCCTATGCCTAATCTTAAACCTGCATTAtagagtaaaaataaaaacaaaatgaagtttAGTGCCTCCTCCCTGGCCTCAAGCCTAACATGACCTGCCCAATTCATCCTCAGAGAGTTCCACAGATAAAATCTCTATTAAAGAGTaatttcactgttgtgtagaAAGACTGTGTGGCAGCTACCACCTAACAGCCAACATCTTTTTTAGGAACAGTGCATGCTGATAGCCATAGCTGCCTTTGAGTATGGTTAAAGTTCTGCCTTTAATCATCATTGATTAGCATACATGCTGGAGAGCAGTCAATCTTAACGATGGACACTTCCACATTATATGTAAGAAATCAAATCACACAGGGTACAGTTTGGAGACGTTAATATATTCATCATATAACGCCACTTTGGTGTTAAGTAAGTTTGATATATGAATTTCAGAGTCTTAATTTATGATTTAAGTTTTGTGAAGAAAGGGAAACATTCCCCCAAACTCTGACCCAATCTATCAGTGATTGAATGTAGTCAATATTCCAAACTGTCATATCACCCAgtggagtttgtgtgtgttctaaCAAAATATTATAAACTAAAACAAGAGTGTCCTTTAGCTAATCCAGATAGTTTCATAATTAAGCCCATTACTGGATGAATAACCACATGACTGTCACTTTAGATATTTGCAAGCAGTATATCAGATTGTAATTGTAGATAGcctacagaaaaaaaaggagttCGATTACAATTCATATGTTTCATTCAGATCCTGAAAGCTTCTTAAACCAGTGTCATCAGTGTTCACCTGAATTATACCATTGAGATGAGGTAAAATATTGTCCTCCAGACCTTAATGAATTATTCTAATACACTGGTGGATTGGCATGCCAGTGTGAATTCCAGTTATATATCGTTtcaatttttcaaaaattttGAATCGTATAGGCTTATTATTTGTCATCAAAAGTGCCATATCGtaggcagctggacttgcttgcgtttcttgaagacgtttcacctctcatccaagaagcttcttcagttctaaatcaCTGGTGCAGGGGTGCAGGCTTTAAATCATGCGTGGGTGTGAACTCCTGCAGAGTCATTAAGGTCACGATGTGAGTCGTTGGCCCACCTGCccaccatgtgagtcgttagggtcaggtgggaccaggggtgaatgtGTGTGGAGTCGTTTGgagagggatcccaagactgcattgtaggtgggtgataagtggtgtcgtaAGCCATCCCCTCTGTTTAACAATGGTCGTTCCAGcttgacgtagatggcttcttttacacctctCTCAAACCATCTGTCCTCCCTGGCCAAGACGGaggagtgtcccttctcctgtagATGTAAGTGGACAGCTTTTTGTTTCCCCAGTGtataaatctgtgcattcctggCTGCACTGAACAGCATACACGATACTGCTCTGCGTTTGCAGAGCTTTTGCTTTTGCTTATTATTTGTCTGTGCTTCAGTCTGCATTTTCCAACAGAGAGGCCTGTCGTTCAAGTGACCTGGTGCCACCAAATTCCTCTCAATATTGAGCCGTTGAGTTGAGGTGTTTCCACTGAACAAACTTAATAACTGGCAAAAGGTAAGAGCCTGGAAATACAACTTAAAATTTAGTATAGTCTAACAAACTCCTTCTTTCTTTGAGTGACcagttttatttttagacatctGCCTTTCCAAAGAAACCgaataataatttgttttttttaataggtcTATTTAAAATTCTGGAACCTTTTGGCGCCATTCATTTTGGATATGTTTACAACAGCTATTctgataccccttttccaccaacagggAACCAGTTCCATTCTGGTTGCTGCATCTAATTTTGAAGTGTTTAGAGTATTTCATTCAAAATAACCAAAATAATTCAGAGCCTGAAAAGTTGATTTCACAAGTGGAACCAAGAATAGCAGGTCTTCCTCTACCTGACATGCACACCGTGATGACATCAGCTGGCATGTCATAATGTACAGGTTGAAAAGGGAGCATTGAAACGGCAACACTGAAAAGGTCAAGTTAGGAATCATCAAAGAGTGTGCAGTGGTCTCATTAATAGTTATTCCATGCTTGGTTTTTTGGTAAAAACAAGCagcaccaaggttccaagaaTCCTGAACGGAACTGGtcaagaaccagagctgatttggtggaaaagggtaAGAGAGGATCTTGTGGAAGCGCTGTAAATACAGCACTGATAACCAAGGTTTCCTCACATTGAGGTTAAATCAGAATTAtgtaattatgtttttgtgtctcttgttaTTATGTGTATATGCGTAGAGGTATACCCAGTCTTGTAAATGGCCACATCATTCATATGTTTGGATATCAGGCTCATACCAGTTGCTCTGCTTTACCAGTAAAACAGGCCCAATCTATCAAACTGTCTATGGCCCAATGCACGATTTACATATAAAAGAAATACAATTATCAAGACAAAGCGCcgtaattaaaaagaaaacaacagattTACCCATGTGTGAAACACAGTAGGTCCCAAAGCAGCAAACATCAATGGGTTAATCTCCCTTTGGTGGGAGAAACATATCATTATAAGGAGAAAATTGCCATGATGTTCCTTTTAGACACAGACATATTGTTTCCTTTGAACATTTTGAAATGTGACTACCGTAAAATGGAGACAAATATCCTTTGTGGGTTTAATAACAGGGCTCACTGACACATCCGTGCTGTGCTGTGTAGGATAGAAAAGAGTTTCTCAATATTTCCAAAATCCTAGAGGTGCTGTTTAGCAGTGATTAGCTTTCCGTATCCCCTCATACATCATCCCTCACCTAGCCTTGTGCCAATATAAGAGGAGACAGCTAATATGATATAGGAGATTAAAATGACTTTCCTGATGTTAATTTATTCCAAGCCAATAtcttataaataaatacagcttTAAGCTCCTGTCTACCATAATGCATTTCAATGCCCAGGCACACATCTTTTTATGTATCACCCAAAGGCTTTGCTGTATGCATGACCTTGACATGACTGTCAAAGAAGCAGAGGATATTGATTGAACTGTGTGCGCATCTCAGCCTTTGTGGATCTGAGAGGATTGGATTTATCAGATGGGTCTTAAGAGCCGAGAAAGGCGCATGGACATTTGAAAACTGGTCTTAAtcctcattgaaactgaagatcCACAGCACCCGTGGTACAATGATCAACACACATACTTTGGCTTGAATGTACACTCATGCACATACGTCTAGGCAGTCCTGCGTACACAGGAAGCTGTGTGTTACAGCCATCTTGTTTCTATACCTTCAGGTATTCTGTATATGTGCATACACTGCAATGAGGATCATCATATCTGACAGTTCAATGACTTCATTTCTGATGCACAATTTGGCAAAGCTTCTCAGACATATTACTTGTATTATCAGGGACAATAAAGGAACAGTCCAGCATTTTGGAAAATCTTACTTGAGGAAAGGAAATAAGAGGATTGACACCTCTCCTGACAAGCAAGATACATGATATTATTTGGTGACTGTTTGCACCAATTCCAATTTTTGTCCTTTTACTTCATTAGGCACTTGAGGGACATTATGGGGTTTTTTAACGCTATTGCTATTGTCcaaatacacaaacaggacctacagATGTGCCATTAAGCCGGAATATATAGAGTGACAGTATTGCTGATGGTTGTGTAGCCTGAGCAGGAGATTCAGCTCTTCCTTGCACAAGGGCACTGGAAAAGTTGCATTTCCCATACCGGGAGTTGAACCCAGGCCGCCTGGGTGAAAACCAGGAATCCTAACCGCTAGACCATATGGGACATGTGAAACAAAGGAAAAGGTGTCAACAGGTATCCTGGCTCTGTCCACGAACttgatttttctttgtttgatttgtacaaaaactgaagtgtaaatGTGGCAAAACCCCTCTAACATCTGGCTTGTGTCTTTGGTGGGAGAGGTTACAACTGGTATTCATTCCCAGGACAAAAGACTCAAGCTGCGATCAGCTCCAATCAGCAGCAATGGCAACACACATGGGTGGGGCACTAATTTTGCCCCTTTTCCGGCACACATCAGTAACTAGCGACTCTTTGTCATCTCTTGCACAACTCTGTCCATCTCCGTCCCAGCAGTGGTAGAATATTCTTCCAGATTGGtcaaataagtaaaagatattttttaaaaaaaaggaaccactgaaacattttattattttcactggcctctgTGCTGCTTTCTACAGTTTACTAGCCCTTAATTCCTGCGCAGTTATGACTTCAAACGTGACACACACAGTTTCCCATTGCCAGAAAAACTGGcagtgggaaaggagtctatcacctgtttttagcaggttttcccatgttaaaagaaaaataagtgtatATATACATGGTAATTTTGGTGGGTAAAAGTTAATACATTGTGCTTTTACACTTTGAGTTTTTGCTCAGAGCTTTAGAagtgcaagaaagcaaataagagtAGGCTATTTCCCACAATGTTGAATGATGATTCCCTTAATTACTATTATCAAGAATCACTAATTTGTATTATCAGCTATTGGGAAAAGAAATGGCAGAAAGAGACTGGCTACACTCCCATAATGTTAGGAAAATACTTTTCCATTAAACAATCTATGATGGATCATGATCAAAGAGATACTCCCCAGTCAGTAAAGTATGCTGGCATATGGCGAGACAGGCCTGTAATTAACTGAAAATGAGAAATGCTCATCTATCTCCGCACTGCACCTCGTACTGGATACTGCTGATGCTCAACAATATCTAGCTCGCCCTGATTAGCATTATTTCTCCAGAGAATGGATTGAGCCGTGAATGAGTCAGATGACAGGAGTAGAAGCGCTGTGGAAAACATGCCAGAGGAAAGATCAAAAGGACGCTATTGTGCTTCCTACTATTAGTCTCTCAGGAGGAAGGATTTTGATTCCCACACTTAACATTGCTTTGAACCGTGGTTAAAAGaactctgccagccctttagcCATGCTTAAAATTCTCTGGCTTGTAAATTGTTATTATATGAGGATTTGGAGCCTGAATAGATGGTTGTGTTGCTCAGAATGGACCTGAATCCTTTCATTCATTAGTAAATGGGTTTTAATGAGATGTGGAGTAGAATAAAACTGTGATATCTGGGTCAGGTagaagagagtgagagaaaactaaggtgagaaagagagagagagagagagagagagaggatggaggCTATAATTAGAGATAACCATAAAGCAAGAGGCCATCTTGCAATAGGATCATTCCAGCCACGATAAAGCGATGACGTAAAATGAATGTGGGCCAGGGGCGAAAGTAGAGGATTACTGGCCTCTTTCCTTCTGTCCACCCCCTACATCTGGCCCCTTTTCTCGGACTAGGGCTCGCCAAtgcattctcatcccaacttgtcaaacatccccactttgtcagtggatttTCATGTCTACATGTGACGTGATAGATATCCTCCTGCTCTGTTGTTGCtgttctgggatgctgtttCAATTTCGTCGGATGGGGATTCTTCACAATCAGGACTGTCCATCCTTGGTTAACCACTCTGGATGGGTTCTCTCCTTCAGCAGTTGGGTCATATGTTCTGCCAGGCATTcatggagtgcagttagtttCTTTGGCCAGCAGGTGTGGATCATGCCAGGGCTTGGTGCTGTCCAGGTCTTCATACCTGACACTCTTTCTTGGATGTCTACCACTGTAATGGTATCTAGCTGTTGTTCTGGGAGATTGCTGTATGGTTCAGTGGTTAACACTGCAGAAGATTTTGGGTTCCCTTCGGCATGGTTCTTAGTGCTGCTAGCCTACCTCAGGATGAGTGATACCTCAAACGCAAGAGTCATACTGGTTCAGATGTCACCTGGATCAACAAGGTCCGTGTCAGGTATTCAGGGACCACGGCAACCTGATCAGAAATGGGCCACTGGAACAAGACATAAGCCTCGGTATGCATTTTTTACGTTTCCAttatgaaaagttgtggatgctACAATGAAACCATTCATACCGTACCCATTTATGGTCCCCCCTCTTTtgaggtacctagcacacagatctggtactaaaaggtggagctgtgaacactgcagtctgttgattaaTTGGTCAATAGTgtacggtcactctgctcagggctaaGTTGTGGCTGGGTTTGAAGCTTTAACTTCTGATCATGTCCTGGAGACCTTTACATGTTGCTAGCTCTAGCAGCAGCCAtagtctgagaaaaataatTCACTCAGCGGACTGCCgacaacttttaaggtggaacatttacttgttATGGTGCTTTACTTTgagcatcactttagtttttattgtcccttttggatgacagacacttttaataatgagtggatcttcaaatgTGATCCCAATcctcacagaaaaaaagcatcacagaGCATCATTCCTGTGAGATctgacaacactaaacccctTAGCTTGCCTGAGACTGACTAAATCCACAGATCCACTATTTCTAAATATACaacctgttctgttttgttctgaaaatgtcggtgtgCAGCCTCactctgtggacgataaatgaggtgcagactaaaaaggaggaaatacagtgagtgctggatagagcagtgagtgacaacaaccccgcccacattcaAGGGtaatgtttgcagtggaaacgatAGGGTCTAGGTTCCATTTGCAGCAGCGTTACGCTGTCGTCTACCATCGCCTCCAGCATTGCAGTGGCTGAGTTCAGGGCACGCCAGTCTGTCGCCAAGGACCGAAATGTGAGGACATTTCGAGGACATTGAAATGTGGATTTCTCCTTGACCGCCCGTTGCCACTTCGGCCGAGGTCCTTCTTTTGGTCCCGGTAATCTTTTTTGAACTTTTTGAGCTTGTTGCTAATCTGCTCGATGGTCCTCATACCCCGCAGCAGCCATCTCACGCTGTATTTGCAGAAATACTGGCTTGGTCTGCAAAGTTCCCTAGAGTTTCTTCTGCACCTCTGCCGACGACCATGACGCAAGGAGACAGCTTGTTTCCTCGACGGACCACTGTTGTTTTGATGCTTCCATGGCTTCTCTTCTCTCAttggttttttaaaaatggtgctTTGCACGGTCTCGTTTATCGTTGTTGGTCTCAATAACCCCGCCCCCTTCCCCGTGACGTATGTGGTTCTTTCTTCTAGTCCAGCAAAGAACTGGTGCCACTCTGGAACCATTTTGTCTGGCCCAGAGCCAGTTCTTTTGTCTGTCGAAACAGGCAAACCAGttccaaattaagcactggcccCGAACTagcactggaactgctttggtggaaaaggggtatgaggggttacttttggttccaaaggtaccataccgaaggtgtttggtggaaatggggcttacaGCACATGGACTAGAGCAGAGAATATattaatatacacacacagattttatacatattgattttaaattataatattcatttatttatcacacTGTCAGAGttgaatataaataaacaaaagacaaaggcgggtttGAGTACATAAGCACATAAGGACAGAGATGACAACACATGGGTCTAAGCTGAAAGAAGCTATCCAAATTCTCGATCAGTGTGGTTATGAGAGTAggatttcatgactttttttttcttcttttgagaTCTGAAAGGCTGGTGACTTCTGGGAAATCATGGAGGAATCTGTGTAATAAG carries:
- the bet1 gene encoding BET1 homolog: MRRAGLGEGGAGNYVASGYSVYEEENEHLQEGLRAKVNALKSLSIDIGTEVKYQNKMLDDMDTDFDSTGGLLGATIGRVKQLSRGSQTKLLCYMLLFCLFVFFVLYWFIKLR